From the Butyrivibrio fibrisolvens genome, one window contains:
- a CDS encoding GGDEF domain-containing protein: MKIFKLFTKDDDVFCDYRDRINELNYERIGKLSMMGATLPIMAVVFFLIVGDLEGSFGSAMIMIYFAILRVVYNFRGKDRPFKNSTIIFYLVVVPILLFAASVDSYFDPEEEGFTSLLFLCVIPCLIIDKPRRLWSFMIGVAVTYGVIFDFYNDGAVMEAFTSHIAVASIVSIVISGYVLTIQIENIRRGEVLSYQSEHDGMTGLFNRAGGEKRISEYLEEGCSGFFYLIDVDNFKEVNDSFGHDIGDEVLEDISGILTESSGDKDVLMRIGGDEFVGFAQGVFSEEMIQRRFERIQSGLRWTRFFRNYKQKITLSMGAVILDSKTDYTYKTLYKTADELLYTSKRNGKNVLTAQ, translated from the coding sequence ATGAAAATATTTAAGCTATTCACCAAAGATGATGATGTTTTTTGCGATTATCGAGATAGAATAAATGAACTGAATTACGAACGTATAGGTAAGCTTTCCATGATGGGAGCCACCCTTCCTATAATGGCTGTAGTATTCTTTTTGATAGTGGGAGATCTTGAGGGAAGTTTCGGATCAGCTATGATCATGATCTATTTTGCCATACTTAGGGTTGTTTATAATTTTCGTGGTAAAGACAGACCATTTAAAAATTCGACAATTATCTTTTATCTTGTAGTAGTGCCGATACTTTTATTTGCGGCTTCTGTTGATTCATATTTCGATCCGGAAGAAGAGGGATTTACATCGCTTCTTTTTCTATGTGTGATTCCATGCCTTATCATAGACAAGCCAAGAAGACTTTGGTCTTTTATGATAGGAGTTGCAGTGACATATGGTGTAATATTTGACTTCTATAATGATGGGGCAGTAATGGAAGCTTTTACTTCGCATATAGCTGTTGCTTCCATCGTATCGATAGTGATCTCCGGATATGTACTTACCATACAGATTGAGAATATCAGAAGAGGCGAAGTGCTTTCATATCAGTCTGAACATGACGGAATGACAGGGCTTTTTAACAGAGCAGGAGGAGAGAAGAGAATCTCAGAGTACTTAGAAGAAGGGTGCAGTGGATTTTTCTATCTGATAGACGTTGATAACTTTAAGGAAGTCAATGATTCATTCGGTCATGATATAGGTGATGAAGTACTTGAGGATATATCAGGGATACTTACAGAATCCAGCGGTGACAAAGATGTCCTTATGAGAATCGGCGGTGATGAGTTTGTAGGCTTTGCTCAGGGAGTCTTTAGCGAAGAGATGATTCAGAGGAGATTCGAAAGAATTCAAAGCGGCCTTAGATGGACGAGATTCTTTAGAAATTACAAGCAGAAGATAACCCTTTCTATGGGGGCAGTAATCCTTGACAGTAAGACCGACTATACATATAAGACCCTGTATAAAACAGCAGACGAACTATTATATACTTCCAAACGAAATGGCAAAAATGTATTGACTGCGCAGTGA